A single genomic interval of Tissierellales bacterium harbors:
- a CDS encoding NHLP leader peptide family RiPP precursor gives MEMTITNNQIAKRAMEDSEFRRDLLKAPREAIKKFFGIDVGKEYKINVVEQEENECYIVLPKVPE, from the coding sequence GAATAATCAAATAGCGAAGAGAGCGATGGAAGATAGTGAATTCAGAAGAGATTTGCTAAAAGCACCAAGAGAAGCGATAAAAAAATTCTTTGGAATAGACGTAGGGAAAGAATATAAAATAAATGTAGTAGAACAAGAAGAAAATGAATGTTATATAGTATTACCTAAAGTGCCAGAA